The following coding sequences lie in one Candidatus Annandia adelgestsuga genomic window:
- the tuf gene encoding elongation factor Tu, producing the protein MSKEKFKRIKPHINVGTIGHVDHGKTTLTSAITTVLSKIHGGTAKAFEQIDNAPEEKARGITINTSHVEYNTDKRHYAHVDCPGHADYVKNMITGAAQMDGAILVVAATDGPMPQTREHILLGRQVGVPYIIVFLNKCDMVDDEELLELVEMEIRDLLTQYEFPGQKIPIIRGSALKALEGDSKWEKKIVELSNYLDNYIPEPKRSIDEPFLLPIEDVFSISGRGTVVTGRVERGSVKIGEEISIIGIKPTVKTICTGVEMFRKLLDEGRAGENIGVLLRGTKREEIERGQVLAKPNTIKPHIKFEAKVYILSKEEGGRHTPFFKGYRPQFYFRTTDVTGLIELPKNTEMVMPGDNIKINVVLIHPIAMENGLRFAIREGGHTVGAGIVSKIIE; encoded by the coding sequence ATGTCTAAAGAAAAATTTAAAAGAATTAAACCACATATTAATGTGGGAACCATAGGACATGTAGATCATGGTAAAACTACTTTAACATCTGCTATTACTACAGTTTTATCTAAAATACATGGAGGAACTGCTAAAGCTTTTGAACAAATAGATAATGCTCCTGAAGAAAAAGCTCGTGGTATTACTATTAATACATCACATGTAGAATATAATACTGACAAACGTCATTATGCTCATGTAGATTGTCCAGGTCATGCAGATTATGTAAAAAATATGATTACAGGTGCTGCACAAATGGACGGTGCTATTTTAGTTGTAGCTGCAACAGATGGTCCTATGCCTCAAACAAGAGAACACATATTATTAGGTAGACAAGTAGGAGTTCCTTATATAATAGTTTTTTTAAATAAATGTGATATGGTAGACGATGAAGAATTATTAGAATTAGTAGAAATGGAAATACGTGATTTACTTACACAATATGAATTTCCTGGTCAAAAAATACCAATTATAAGAGGATCAGCTTTAAAAGCTTTAGAAGGTGATTCAAAATGGGAAAAAAAAATTGTAGAATTATCTAATTATTTAGATAATTATATACCAGAACCTAAAAGATCTATTGATGAACCATTTTTATTACCTATTGAAGATGTATTTTCAATATCAGGAAGAGGTACAGTAGTTACAGGTCGTGTTGAAAGAGGTTCTGTTAAAATTGGTGAAGAAATTTCTATTATTGGAATTAAACCCACTGTAAAAACAATATGTACTGGTGTAGAAATGTTTAGAAAATTATTAGATGAAGGTAGAGCTGGAGAAAATATAGGAGTTTTATTAAGAGGTACTAAAAGAGAAGAAATAGAAAGAGGACAAGTATTAGCAAAACCTAATACTATTAAACCACATATTAAATTTGAAGCTAAAGTATATATTTTATCTAAAGAAGAAGGTGGTCGTCATACACCATTTTTTAAAGGATATAGACCACAATTCTATTTTAGAACTACAGACGTAACAGGTTTAATTGAATTACCTAAAAACACTGAAATGGTAATGCCAGGAGATAATATAAAAATAAATGTTGTATTAATTCATCCAATAGCTATGGAAAATGGTTTAAGATTTGCAATTAGAGAAGGTGGTCATACTGTAGGTGCTGGTATTGTATCTAAAATAATAGAATAA
- the secE gene encoding preprotein translocase subunit SecE: MFVINNFFYTMIYLYQYIIVNIILIINFLYLLFKINNKKILNCIKYSINEINNIKWLNCKEILILSIYIILIVLLISFIIFVIDYIIIYFISFLIKIKY; the protein is encoded by the coding sequence ATGTTTGTTATAAATAATTTTTTTTATACAATGATTTATTTATATCAATATATAATAGTTAATATTATATTAATTATTAATTTTTTATATTTATTATTTAAAATAAACAATAAAAAAATATTAAATTGTATAAAATATTCAATTAATGAAATAAATAATATTAAATGGTTAAATTGTAAAGAAATTTTAATATTATCTATATATATTATTTTAATAGTATTATTAATATCTTTTATAATATTTGTAATAGATTATATTATAATTTATTTTATTTCATTTTTAATAAAAATTAAATATTAA
- the rplK gene encoding 50S ribosomal protein L11, with product MSKKIKTYIKLQVSAGMANPSPPIGPALGQHGINIMEFCKIFNKRTKNFEKGLPIPIIITVYHDKTFDFITKTPPTSILIKKAINIKNGSNKPKKNIIGKITYKQIKKIALIKSIDMNSLNLKSQINSIKGTAISMGLNIIEDKK from the coding sequence ATGTCTAAAAAAATTAAAACTTATATTAAATTACAAGTTTCTGCAGGTATGGCTAACCCAAGTCCTCCAATAGGTCCTGCTCTTGGACAACATGGTATTAATATTATGGAATTTTGTAAAATTTTTAATAAAAGAACAAAAAATTTTGAAAAAGGATTACCTATTCCAATTATAATTACAGTTTATCATGATAAAACATTTGATTTTATTACTAAAACACCACCTACATCTATTTTAATAAAAAAAGCTATTAATATTAAAAATGGTTCTAACAAACCAAAAAAAAATATAATTGGAAAAATTACTTATAAACAAATTAAAAAAATAGCTTTAATTAAATCTATAGATATGAATAGTTTAAATTTAAAATCCCAAATAAACTCTATTAAAGGTACAGCTATTTCTATGGGATTAAATATAATAGAAGATAAAAAATAA
- the rplA gene encoding 50S ribosomal protein L1 codes for MNKLNKRLKKIYNKFDKNMFYNFEDAINILKKNKISNFIESVDIAINLNTYKNKIKYNINNFLVLPYNIKKKKKIVVFAKGKDAITAKENGANFVGMENLLELIKKNKIKYDVVIATPDTIKLIKVLGPILGPKGLMPNYKLDTVTNNIKDSIKNIQNGKINYKNDKNGIIHTTIGKINFENYKLKKNLKYLILNIKKQNYNLNKNTFFKKITLSTTMGVGINIIISDLL; via the coding sequence ATGAATAAATTAAATAAAAGATTAAAAAAAATATATAATAAATTTGATAAAAATATGTTTTATAATTTTGAAGATGCAATTAATATATTAAAAAAAAATAAAATTTCTAATTTTATAGAAAGTGTAGATATAGCTATAAATTTAAATACTTATAAAAATAAAATAAAATATAATATAAATAATTTTTTAGTATTACCGTATAATATAAAAAAAAAAAAAAAAATAGTAGTTTTTGCTAAGGGTAAAGATGCTATTACAGCTAAAGAAAATGGAGCTAATTTTGTAGGAATGGAAAATTTATTAGAATTAATAAAAAAAAATAAAATTAAATATGATGTTGTAATTGCTACACCAGATACTATAAAATTAATAAAAGTATTAGGACCAATATTAGGACCCAAAGGTTTAATGCCTAATTATAAATTAGATACTGTTACAAATAATATAAAAGATTCTATTAAAAATATTCAAAATGGAAAAATTAATTATAAAAATGATAAAAATGGTATTATACATACTACAATAGGTAAAATAAATTTTGAAAATTATAAATTAAAAAAAAATCTAAAATATTTAATATTAAATATAAAAAAACAAAATTATAATTTAAATAAAAATACTTTTTTTAAAAAAATAACTTTATCTACTACTATGGGAGTTGGTATTAATATAATTATATCCGATTTATTATAA
- the rplJ gene encoding 50S ribosomal protein L10 has translation MNNMVLNFDKKKKIVNEISKIIPKTSSIVIADISGIKVNKITELRKNCIKNKVFLKIVQNNLLKIIIKNTKYNCLINNIVGPIIIALSTEHPGTAARLLKNFSKENKNINIKAAVFEKKLLTSSDEINFLVTLPTYKESLIKLIYIIKEISLVKFIKLLNILSKKK, from the coding sequence ATGAATAATATGGTATTAAATTTTGATAAAAAAAAAAAAATTGTAAATGAAATTAGTAAAATAATTCCAAAAACTTCTTCTATTGTTATCGCTGATATTTCAGGAATAAAAGTTAATAAAATTACAGAATTAAGAAAAAATTGTATAAAAAATAAAGTTTTTTTAAAAATAGTTCAAAATAATTTATTAAAAATAATTATAAAAAATACTAAATATAATTGTTTAATAAATAATATTGTAGGTCCTATTATAATTGCTCTTTCAACAGAACACCCCGGAACAGCAGCTCGTTTATTAAAAAATTTTTCAAAAGAAAATAAAAATATTAATATTAAAGCAGCCGTTTTTGAAAAAAAATTATTAACTTCTTCAGATGAAATAAATTTTTTAGTTACATTACCAACATATAAAGAATCTTTAATAAAATTAATTTATATTATTAAAGAAATTTCTTTAGTTAAATTTATTAAATTGTTAAATATTTTAAGCAAAAAAAAATAG
- the rplL gene encoding 50S ribosomal protein L7/L12 — MSFNKEKIIETISNMSVKDILDLIKKIEKKFNISPSEYANNKTNNIETKVIKKKTEFKIILKSIGKNRISVIKAIRSITSLGLKESKNLVESAPVLVKENINEKECQKIKKILEEVGAEIEIK; from the coding sequence ATGTCTTTTAATAAAGAAAAAATAATAGAAACAATATCTAATATGTCTGTAAAAGATATATTAGATTTAATAAAAAAAATAGAAAAAAAATTTAATATTTCTCCTTCAGAATATGCTAATAATAAAACAAATAATATAGAAACTAAAGTAATTAAAAAAAAAACTGAATTTAAAATTATATTAAAATCAATTGGTAAAAATAGAATAAGTGTAATTAAAGCTATACGTAGTATTACTAGTTTAGGTTTAAAAGAATCTAAAAATCTTGTAGAATCAGCACCTGTTTTAGTTAAAGAAAATATAAATGAAAAAGAATGTCAAAAAATTAAAAAAATATTAGAAGAAGTTGGTGCAGAAATTGAAATTAAATAA